A window of the Aeromicrobium phoceense genome harbors these coding sequences:
- a CDS encoding AMP-binding protein: MIVPLTLRDFLDRARTVYPDRVAVVDEPNQVADSWGEVTYAQLYARARSQAATLDELGVPQGARVAMVSHNAARLLASFYGVANWGRVFVPVNFRLAPAEVQYIVEHCGAEVVMLDPELAHLAESCSSAKHVFVLGRDDDRIWASKAEPAEWEPDENATATINYTSGTTARPKGVQQTHRARWVNATTFGWHATLTDRDVYLHTLPMFHCDGWGLLYSATGVGAKQVVIRQIDGTEILRRIEEHGVTVLACAPAVLNATLDALEDWTGDTGRDRVRCIVAGAPPPTRTIQRVREELGWEFIQIYGLTETSPLLTMSRMREEWDDLEGEEQARLLARAGAPTIGTRVMIDDQGEILVRSNTVLASYWENPEATEDALAGGWFHTGDGGVYEDGYVTIADRKKDVIVSGGENVSSIEVEDVLASHPAVREVAVIGIPDDKWGELVLALVVLDGDVTEDDLRAHARERLAGYKVPKRVEFREELARTATGKLQKFKLREAYWEGRDRQVN, from the coding sequence ATGATCGTCCCGCTCACCCTGCGCGACTTCCTCGACCGCGCCCGCACCGTGTACCCCGACCGCGTCGCCGTGGTCGACGAGCCGAACCAGGTGGCGGACTCGTGGGGCGAGGTGACCTACGCCCAGCTGTACGCGAGGGCGCGCAGCCAGGCCGCGACGCTCGACGAGCTCGGTGTGCCGCAGGGCGCGAGGGTCGCGATGGTCTCGCACAACGCGGCGCGGCTGCTGGCCTCGTTCTACGGCGTGGCCAACTGGGGCCGCGTCTTCGTGCCGGTGAACTTCCGGCTGGCGCCGGCCGAGGTCCAGTACATCGTGGAGCACTGCGGCGCCGAGGTGGTCATGCTCGATCCCGAGCTGGCGCACCTCGCGGAGTCCTGCTCGTCGGCCAAGCACGTGTTCGTCCTGGGCCGCGACGACGACCGGATCTGGGCGTCGAAGGCCGAGCCGGCCGAGTGGGAGCCCGACGAGAACGCCACCGCCACGATCAACTACACCTCGGGCACGACCGCCCGGCCCAAGGGCGTGCAGCAGACGCACCGCGCCCGCTGGGTCAACGCCACCACCTTCGGCTGGCACGCCACGCTCACCGACCGCGACGTCTACCTGCACACACTGCCGATGTTCCACTGCGACGGCTGGGGCCTGCTCTACTCGGCCACGGGCGTCGGCGCGAAGCAGGTCGTGATCCGCCAGATCGACGGCACCGAGATCCTGCGGCGTATCGAGGAGCACGGTGTCACGGTGCTGGCGTGCGCTCCCGCGGTGCTCAATGCCACGCTCGACGCGCTCGAGGACTGGACGGGCGACACGGGCCGCGACCGGGTGCGCTGCATCGTGGCCGGGGCTCCCCCGCCGACCCGCACCATCCAGCGGGTCCGCGAGGAGCTCGGCTGGGAGTTCATCCAGATCTACGGCCTCACCGAGACCTCGCCGCTGCTCACGATGAGCCGCATGCGCGAGGAGTGGGACGACCTCGAGGGCGAGGAGCAGGCACGCCTGCTGGCCCGCGCCGGCGCCCCCACGATCGGCACGCGCGTGATGATCGACGACCAGGGCGAGATCCTCGTGCGCAGCAACACCGTGCTCGCGTCGTACTGGGAGAATCCGGAGGCCACCGAGGACGCGCTGGCGGGCGGCTGGTTCCACACCGGCGACGGCGGCGTCTACGAGGACGGCTACGTCACGATCGCCGACCGCAAGAAGGACGTCATCGTCTCCGGCGGCGAGAACGTGTCGTCGATCGAGGTCGAGGACGTGCTGGCCTCGCACCCGGCCGTGCGCGAGGTCGCGGTGATCGGCATCCCCGACGACAAGTGGGGCGAGCTCGTCCTGGCCCTCGTGGTGCTCGACGGCGACGTCACCGAGGACGACCTGCGCGCCCACGCGCGCGAGCGACTCGCCGGGTACAAGGTGCCGAAGCGCGTCGAGTTCCGCGAGGAGCTGGCCCGCACCGCCACCGGCAAGCTGCAGAAGTTCAAGCTCCGCGAGGCCTACTGGGAGGGCCGCGACCGCCAGGTCAACTGA
- a CDS encoding hotdog domain-containing protein: MSWEEMFKGDFAADDVRAYGELVRNLHAVQDVLAAMPMDREAIDGLSADLARWRERLEPSVTDEQHQVNGRVAELPVRGHAMLPELDVTSRTTDRVEGTVRFGRWFMGGGMAVHGGAVSLLFDEVLGIIASLAAGGITRTAYLHTDYRALTPIDTELETVAWIDRVEGRKWFIRGEIRHGDVVCAEAEGLFLRLLPDQGLGKRTTD, translated from the coding sequence GTGAGCTGGGAAGAGATGTTCAAGGGCGACTTCGCCGCGGACGACGTCCGCGCCTACGGCGAGCTGGTGCGGAACCTGCACGCGGTGCAGGACGTGCTGGCCGCGATGCCGATGGACCGCGAGGCGATCGACGGACTCTCCGCCGACCTCGCGCGGTGGCGCGAGCGCCTCGAGCCGTCGGTCACCGACGAGCAGCATCAGGTCAACGGCCGCGTCGCCGAGCTGCCCGTGCGCGGCCACGCGATGCTGCCCGAGCTGGACGTCACCTCGCGCACGACCGACCGCGTCGAGGGGACCGTGCGCTTCGGGCGCTGGTTCATGGGCGGCGGGATGGCCGTGCACGGCGGAGCCGTCAGCCTGCTGTTCGACGAGGTGCTCGGCATCATCGCGTCGCTCGCCGCGGGCGGCATCACCCGCACCGCCTACCTCCACACCGACTACCGCGCCCTCACCCCGATCGACACCGAGCTCGAGACGGTCGCGTGGATCGACCGGGTCGAGGGCCGCAAGTGGTTCATCCGCGGCGAGATCCGCCACGGCGACGTCGTGTGCGCCGAGGCCGAGGGCCTGTTCCTGCGCCTGCTGCCCGACCAGGGTCTCGGCAAGCGCACCACCGACTGA